From Monomorium pharaonis isolate MP-MQ-018 chromosome 9, ASM1337386v2, whole genome shotgun sequence, the proteins below share one genomic window:
- the LOC105837823 gene encoding kinesin-like protein KIF23 isoform X3 yields the protein MLEKQKIIQRCNDKIQIETDRMAEAMETKLQEQHERLTSCIKKKDDKLRLVRHILTSVREETSDNVTLTSPIASSSRVETAEKATSIVEEESSNVTPINLQVSGSTCEQICPPSLSPCVETISNDIHDEKATDGPSSLSKEKPMSTMTFVEPHISDSQYQNRRTSFRTIANFNNIQRKVAEEPILITVKEFSISSDSKVEIAEEPNPSMPVNFPSSSTNASIDTIVTKTKLNTKIPVVNPRYQRVQNLDSWIDHRPTGIVPTGTILQPQMQPRKRTIRKLMNPKDFVARSSRYCLFSQEQGADGALETKLYKANVLPTCGGGAQIVFNDIECLTQISPTTTKHNSQIKNGKSSK from the exons ATGttagagaaacaaaaaataatacagagaTGTAacgataaaatacaaattgagACTGACAGAATGGCTGAGGCAATGGAAACAAAATTGCAGGAACAACATGAACGGCTGACG AGCTGCATCAAAAAGAAAGATGACAAATTGAGATTGGTGAGACACATATTGACTTCGGTTCGTGAAGAGACATCTGATAATGTCACCTTGACATCACCAATAGCCTCGAGTTCGAGAGTGGAGACTGCGGAAAAAGCGACTTCGATAGTTGAAGAAGAATCTTCCAATGTGACGCCCATCAATCTTCAAGTTTCTGGAAGCACTTGTGAGCAAATCTGCCcgccttctctttctccctgtgTAGAAACCATTTCCAATGACATCCACGATGAAAAAGCTACAGATGGACCGAGCTCTTTATCTAAAGAAAAACCAATGTCCACAATGACATTTGTTGAGCCTCACATTTCTGACTCTCAATACCAGAACCGTCGAACATCATTTCGCACAATagctaattttaataatatccaAAGAAAAGTCGCAGAGGAGCCAATCCTGATCACAGTTAAAGAATTTTCCATATCTTCAGATTCAAAAGTCGAGATTGCAGAGGAACCAAATCCATCGATGCCTGTTAACTTTCCATCATCATCTACGAATGCATCAATTGATACAATTGTTACTAAAaccaaattaaatacaaag ATTCCGGTAGTGAACCCGAGATATCAGCGAGTACAAAATTTAGATAGTTGGATAGATCATCGTCCCACAGGAATAGTTCCAACTGGCACAATTTTACAGCCGCAAATGCAACCTCGTAAACGAACCATTCGAAAGCTGATGAATCCAAAAGATTTTGTAGCCAGATCTTCCAGATATTGCCTTTTTTCCCAAGAACAAGGTGCGGACGGTGCACTTGAAACCAAATTGTACAAG GCCAATGTATTGCCAACATGTGGAGGAGGGGCACAGATTGTATTTAACGATATAGAATGCTTGACGCAGATATCTCCAACCACTACAAAACATAatagccaaataaaaaatggaaaatccAGTAAATAA
- the LOC105837823 gene encoding kinesin-like protein KIF23 isoform X2, with protein MLSFKCLAHVGVWRYDVYETCFSVFACVNSKLIAKLRLLQRIHLLRLLLNNMAALDDFFPKVNAPDPQNKRAIVRMIRILETRIHKRNLLQEDVLEKQEYFRNILVELENENVSLRHDNNEQKKVISVLEGRIYKLQNHIDSLLYKLNNACDALRNLQQELRDKDRQLKEYMLEKQKIIQRCNDKIQIETDRMAEAMETKLQEQHERLTSCIKKKDDKLRLVRHILTSVREETSDNVTLTSPIASSSRVETAEKATSIVEEESSNVTPINLQVSGSTYSKVEIAEEPNPSMPVNFPSSSTNASIDTIVTKTKLNTKIPVVNPRYQRVQNLDSWIDHRPTGIVPTGTILQPQMQPRKRTIRKLMNPKDFVARSSRYCLFSQEQGADGALETKLYKANVLPTCGGGAQIVFNDIECLTQISPTTTKHNSQIKNGKSSK; from the exons ATGCtaagttttaaatgtttggcGCACGTGGGTGTTTGGCGGTATGACGTGTACGAAACATGTTTTTCTGTTTTTGCTTGTGTGAACTCCAAACTGATTGCAAAGTTACGGTTGTTGCAGAGGATTCACTTATTGCGCcttttgttaaataacatGGCTGC TCTGGACGATTTCTTTCCCAAGGTGAACGCGCCAGATCCACAGAATAAGCGAGCGATCGTGAGGATGATTCGAATCCTGGAGACGCGTATTCACAAAAGAAATCTGCTACAGGAAGACGTGCTCGAGAAAC aggaatattttagaaacatatTAGTGGAACtggaaaatgaaaatgtatCTCTAAGACATGACAATAACGAGCAGAAAAAAGTA ATCTCTGTATTGGAGGGTCGCATCTATAAGTTACAGAATCATATTGATAGCCTGCTATACAAATTGAATAATGCATGTGACGCTCTGAGGAATCTACAGCAAGAA CTTAGGGACAAAGACAGACAACTTAAGGAATACATGttagagaaacaaaaaataatacagagaTGTAacgataaaatacaaattgagACTGACAGAATGGCTGAGGCAATGGAAACAAAATTGCAGGAACAACATGAACGGCTGACG AGCTGCATCAAAAAGAAAGATGACAAATTGAGATTGGTGAGACACATATTGACTTCGGTTCGTGAAGAGACATCTGATAATGTCACCTTGACATCACCAATAGCCTCGAGTTCGAGAGTGGAGACTGCGGAAAAAGCGACTTCGATAGTTGAAGAAGAATCTTCCAATGTGACGCCCATCAATCTTCAAGTTTCTGGAAGCACTT ATTCAAAAGTCGAGATTGCAGAGGAACCAAATCCATCGATGCCTGTTAACTTTCCATCATCATCTACGAATGCATCAATTGATACAATTGTTACTAAAaccaaattaaatacaaag ATTCCGGTAGTGAACCCGAGATATCAGCGAGTACAAAATTTAGATAGTTGGATAGATCATCGTCCCACAGGAATAGTTCCAACTGGCACAATTTTACAGCCGCAAATGCAACCTCGTAAACGAACCATTCGAAAGCTGATGAATCCAAAAGATTTTGTAGCCAGATCTTCCAGATATTGCCTTTTTTCCCAAGAACAAGGTGCGGACGGTGCACTTGAAACCAAATTGTACAAG GCCAATGTATTGCCAACATGTGGAGGAGGGGCACAGATTGTATTTAACGATATAGAATGCTTGACGCAGATATCTCCAACCACTACAAAACATAatagccaaataaaaaatggaaaatccAGTAAATAA
- the LOC105837823 gene encoding kinesin-like protein KIF23 isoform X1 produces the protein MLSFKCLAHVGVWRYDVYETCFSVFACVNSKLIAKLRLLQRIHLLRLLLNNMAALDDFFPKVNAPDPQNKRAIVRMIRILETRIHKRNLLQEDVLEKQEYFRNILVELENENVSLRHDNNEQKKVISVLEGRIYKLQNHIDSLLYKLNNACDALRNLQQELRDKDRQLKEYMLEKQKIIQRCNDKIQIETDRMAEAMETKLQEQHERLTSCIKKKDDKLRLVRHILTSVREETSDNVTLTSPIASSSRVETAEKATSIVEEESSNVTPINLQVSGSTCEQICPPSLSPCVETISNDIHDEKATDGPSSLSKEKPMSTMTFVEPHISDSQYQNRRTSFRTIANFNNIQRKVAEEPILITVKEFSISSDSKVEIAEEPNPSMPVNFPSSSTNASIDTIVTKTKLNTKIPVVNPRYQRVQNLDSWIDHRPTGIVPTGTILQPQMQPRKRTIRKLMNPKDFVARSSRYCLFSQEQGADGALETKLYKANVLPTCGGGAQIVFNDIECLTQISPTTTKHNSQIKNGKSSK, from the exons ATGCtaagttttaaatgtttggcGCACGTGGGTGTTTGGCGGTATGACGTGTACGAAACATGTTTTTCTGTTTTTGCTTGTGTGAACTCCAAACTGATTGCAAAGTTACGGTTGTTGCAGAGGATTCACTTATTGCGCcttttgttaaataacatGGCTGC TCTGGACGATTTCTTTCCCAAGGTGAACGCGCCAGATCCACAGAATAAGCGAGCGATCGTGAGGATGATTCGAATCCTGGAGACGCGTATTCACAAAAGAAATCTGCTACAGGAAGACGTGCTCGAGAAAC aggaatattttagaaacatatTAGTGGAACtggaaaatgaaaatgtatCTCTAAGACATGACAATAACGAGCAGAAAAAAGTA ATCTCTGTATTGGAGGGTCGCATCTATAAGTTACAGAATCATATTGATAGCCTGCTATACAAATTGAATAATGCATGTGACGCTCTGAGGAATCTACAGCAAGAA CTTAGGGACAAAGACAGACAACTTAAGGAATACATGttagagaaacaaaaaataatacagagaTGTAacgataaaatacaaattgagACTGACAGAATGGCTGAGGCAATGGAAACAAAATTGCAGGAACAACATGAACGGCTGACG AGCTGCATCAAAAAGAAAGATGACAAATTGAGATTGGTGAGACACATATTGACTTCGGTTCGTGAAGAGACATCTGATAATGTCACCTTGACATCACCAATAGCCTCGAGTTCGAGAGTGGAGACTGCGGAAAAAGCGACTTCGATAGTTGAAGAAGAATCTTCCAATGTGACGCCCATCAATCTTCAAGTTTCTGGAAGCACTTGTGAGCAAATCTGCCcgccttctctttctccctgtgTAGAAACCATTTCCAATGACATCCACGATGAAAAAGCTACAGATGGACCGAGCTCTTTATCTAAAGAAAAACCAATGTCCACAATGACATTTGTTGAGCCTCACATTTCTGACTCTCAATACCAGAACCGTCGAACATCATTTCGCACAATagctaattttaataatatccaAAGAAAAGTCGCAGAGGAGCCAATCCTGATCACAGTTAAAGAATTTTCCATATCTTCAGATTCAAAAGTCGAGATTGCAGAGGAACCAAATCCATCGATGCCTGTTAACTTTCCATCATCATCTACGAATGCATCAATTGATACAATTGTTACTAAAaccaaattaaatacaaag ATTCCGGTAGTGAACCCGAGATATCAGCGAGTACAAAATTTAGATAGTTGGATAGATCATCGTCCCACAGGAATAGTTCCAACTGGCACAATTTTACAGCCGCAAATGCAACCTCGTAAACGAACCATTCGAAAGCTGATGAATCCAAAAGATTTTGTAGCCAGATCTTCCAGATATTGCCTTTTTTCCCAAGAACAAGGTGCGGACGGTGCACTTGAAACCAAATTGTACAAG GCCAATGTATTGCCAACATGTGGAGGAGGGGCACAGATTGTATTTAACGATATAGAATGCTTGACGCAGATATCTCCAACCACTACAAAACATAatagccaaataaaaaatggaaaatccAGTAAATAA